From Ananas comosus cultivar F153 linkage group 2, ASM154086v1, whole genome shotgun sequence:
CAGAATTAAAaattctcttatattttttgcattttaggaAGAAAACAAGATCTTGGACAAATTGCACCGCCAAAAAGTCGCAGAGGTTGAAAAGCTTAGCCAGACTGTGAGGGAGCTAGAAGAGGCTGTTCTTGCTGGTGGCGCAGCTGCTAATGCTGTTAGAGACTACCAGCGTAAAGTTCAGGAAATGAATGTAACATATCTTTGAGTTTTATCTTGTTGTTTAAATGTCTTCAGAAAGTTAGAAATCCTCATTGTATTCCTTCTCATTCCATACAAACTGTTTTCTTCTTAATATCTGTACTAATTTAGGAAGAGAGGAAAACGCTTGACCGAGAGCTTGCCCGTGCAAAAGTTACAGCAAATAGGGTTGCTGTTGTAGTTGCAAACGAATGGAAAGATGCTAATGACAAAGTAATGCCTGTTAGACAGTGGCTGGAGGAGCGAAGGTTCATGCAAGTACGTAGACATGCCAACATATCTTTACTTTGTTGACATAATTACATTTTGTTACTCATCCTTTTTTTTACAGTAGCTTTATCATCACCAAAATTTTATGCAACAGGGGGAAATGCTGCAGCTGCGCGATAAGCTTGCCATAGTGGAACGCGCTGCTAGATCCGAAGCTCAATTAAAGGTAAGACTTCACTAACAGATCACCTGAGGCTTAAGCCTgctcatatatatttttgtctaACGCCTAGATGCTTGCAATGCGTGATCCTTTTCTGTTTTTAGGAGAAGTACCAGTTGCGACTGAAAGTATTGGAAGAAGGATTGAGAATGCCCTCAAGCAGTTCCACTCGTCCCGGTGCAGAAGGCAAGTCTTTAAGCAATGGCCCTTCCCGTCGCCAATCACTGGGTGGAGCTGATAACATTTCTAAGTTGTCTCCAAGCGGCTTGTTACTTAAGAAATCTCCATCATTTCAAATAAGATCTTCTCTCTCCACAGGCAGCAGTATAGTACTGAAGCACGCAAAAGGTGCTTCGAAGTCATTTGATGGTGGTAGTAGGTCACTAGAACGTGCAAAAGTCCTTACAAATGGAGCAGGTCATTTAATGAACAGATCGTCAGATAGTATTAGAGACAGTGAGATGAATGACTATTCTAAAGAAAGCACAGATGAAAAATCAATAGTTGATTCTGCTAACAATGATTTGAATGATTCTGTCTCTGGATTGTTGTATGATTTACTGCAGAAGGAGGTAGTCATGTTAAGAAAAGCATGCCATGAGAAAGATCAAAGCCTGAAGGACAAGGATGACGCGATTGAGGTATATGACTAGCCTTTTGTTGCCACATCCTTCTCCATTTTTGAAAGCcctttaactcttttttttttttctattttttaatgcaGATGCTAGCAAGGAAGGTGGATACATTAAATAAAGCAATGGAAGTGGAGGCCAAAAAAATGAGAAGGGAGGTGGCCGCCATGGAGAAAGAGGTTGCCGCCATGCGTGTGGAGAAGGAGCAAGACAATAGGGCTAAGCGGCTTAGTAGTTCCAAGGCTCCTGTAAATACTTCCCAGCTGCTATCTGGGAGGTAAGATCGATTTCCTGACTATCAGAacagcttttattttatttcaagttCAAGGTTTTGGGAACCCAAGTTTGTtgtcctcttctttttttttttttttaattttgtggtGCAAATGTATAGACATTACCTGAAAAACAGTGCATTTTGAACTGGATACCTGAAGTTCAAAGTTTTAATTGTACTACCTAATCTTACTTTCTTTTTGATATCTGAAAGACTGGAACTGTTATAATACAATCTCTAACAGTTCATGGCGTCATTTTGTCTGCAGAAATGTCCCACGAAGTGGGTTGACgcgcaatgttcaatgacaaaGCAACTCGAAGTAGAGCTCTCATGCTCCTTTTGCTCTTCCAACCTACTTTGTTATCCCCAAGCTTCCATGACTTGTGGATTAAAATCGGCACGGACGACCCTTATACTATCaagaaagaggggaaaaaagaagaagaaagaggacaCAAAGAGGGCCGATGTGCATCTGACACGACTTTTCGCCGTAATGCTGTAGTTGGGGTGATGCTTTAAGTCAAGCTAACCttctttgttttgtttcttattttgttttttcaagTCAAGGCTCGTTATCCGTTTTGTAAGACGAACCTTTTGTATTGTTTGTATAGGTTGGAGTATTCTATTTCTTCCTACTTGCTCTCTTTTAACAGAGTGTGGTGGATTCCTTTTCTCTACCCAGGTGGTGAATATATTCTTATACCATGTGGTTGGTTTGGTATTGATTTTATCGTCACAATGTTTGTGAGAAAATTTCTTATCCCAACTGTGGTTGTATGCGTGTAACTTAGCAAACGAATATGAAACTTTCCGTTTAGATTTGAGTTTGATTTTACCGATaaacaatttatattttggCATCTGTATAGAATATAGGGCTCGTTTGTTGATGTAACTATCAATTTACTCCGTTCCCTTTGATTCTGTTTAAGTACATGTATCTCTTCCAAGATTTCCGATGCCACTTAAAAACTAACATTCTTTCTTATATTTATCCTCTTTTTATTACTaaatctctttatttttattttctttcgatttttgtttttcttaacGCAACAAGATTCAAAGATATTTGACCAGGTTCGAAGGAATCGTGACCATTTTGGACGTATTTGGTCAACAACTGTTGCTTCACGCACACTTGAAtgcacaattaaaaaaatacctTCTCCTCGCGGATTTTTGTCTCGCTAATTAGATTCGGTTCGACATGCTTTCAATGACTCGCACCTAAAATACCGTGAATCAGGTACAGAGGAAGCGAACACCGTACAAAGCCCTCACCCCTATCATGACCCCACACGTGTACATTTCCGAGTGGGCCCCACGGTACGTACGGTCGCAAGCCCCACGCCTACGCCTAAGCCCACCTGTATACACGGGATTTCGTATACGTGATACGTCGTCACAGCTCTCTCTACTTGGGGCGTCAAAATTCACTTCCGACGAACGTCCGCATAGAGAGATCCTATGCGGGAATATTTGAAAGGTGATGCTAATAcgacctttctctctctctacggtCTCGCTTTCCTATTTATCGTcgaattaaaaaaggaaaaaaatgaaaataatccCACACCGCTACTCCCTCCGCACTTCCTCCGACGCGCTCGCCGTGCgattcccctcctcctcctccgcctccggcggcggcggcctcccGGCGGGGCCCGGCCGGTGAGTCGATCGATCCGCTTTGGTTCCTTTCGGGGTTCTGGTTTCGATCTCAATCAACTACTTTTTTAGAATTTCTCGTGATCTGATGAGTTGGATTGGTTTCGTGATCGAAACTTGTGATCGGTTTTGTAGGATCTGCACGTTTCTTTTTTGTGTTGTACTTCGAGTTGGATTAGTTTTGGTGCAGGGTAGATGTAAAGCTCAGCTGAAGGAGAATTCTGATTATGGTTATGGTTGTTAGGGTtatctacttttattttttgtggcgATTTTAAGCTGTTTTTGTTGATGGGAACAAGCTCTTTGTTTGTCTTAggatcaaataattttttccgAGGGAAATTTTGCAATCGTATCGTGAGAGAGATTacatcagattttttttttttttttttttttttttttgatgcgTAATGTTAGATCGGTTTGGACAATCATTCTTGCagtatacctttttttttttaggcaaCACACtagttttatttataaattagttACTTTTTGGTATCCTTCTATATACACTCTTCTTAACATTTTAGTTTGTCATATATCAATTCTTTTTCACTCGAGAATTTTGTATTCTCACACCAATTACTCTTAGCACCGCCTCTCCTAAGTTGAATCATGATCAATTATTCCCCCAATTCtcttaattttttcctttttttccttaacCTATTTGGTTGAATGTTATGTATTGATTACATCTATGCATCACTATCATTATATTATATGAAAAGGATGTTGTTTTGTAAGACGGTCTCGTTGCTAGGGGGTTTAGGATGGCAAGTGGAATGTACCAGATTCGGCGGGTGTAGCCTTGATCATCAATCCAAATGCCGCCACTTCGTGGTTCTTTTATTATGTAATACTTATTACCTATACGTGAATTATCTCATTTGTGTATATTTTATGCAGAGGAGGATTGGATTGCTAGAGCATCACACATCGAGTTGATTGAAAGCTTGTATGCGGAGCAAGGTTGAGTTCTAGGCTATCTTTAACGAGATGAAAGGCGGAGGTCTGCTGAAACTAACAAGGACGAATCTATTTTTCATGTTTATCATCCTTATCTTTACAACGCTTATTATCTGGGCACGTGAGAGAACCCCGCTCGTCACACCTTTCCAACCATCTCTGGAGCACTTTGATGTTCTTTCTCCAGGTATCTCTCTTTTTGAGCCCattgcttttcttcttttggACATTTTTCAGTTTTAGGTGGTCCTTCATTGCCCTTTTTCATTGGCTGTTTTGGTTTCTCTTTCTACAGTTCTATTGATTCCTTCTTTAACTTCTCTCCTGATTCTCTCAGAGTATGCACGACCGCAGCTGTCTGTGGAAGACGATTCATCCGTTCTAGGTAAACTTCGAAACTCATTATCCGAAGATGCAGAGGCAACGATTGGCACTCCATCAGTGGAGATCTCAACACCTAGTTCAActgaaagagaaaaagtgaaCGAGGATTTAAAAGAGGATCTTACAGCGAGTGAAAGTGAAAAGGAGCACGAAGATTTGAAAAAGGATCTTAGAGCAACTGATAGTGAAAAAGAGCACGAAAATTTAGAAAAGGATCTTCCTTTGAAGAAAGGTAatttataattcttttattttgtgattTCTTGTGATAATGAATCTTTCTATAGTTTCTTTTTGTACTATTCATGATCCACGGTATCATGGCGATGTGTTATCACTCATCACTAATGTAGCTagatcttttcttcttcttgaagccttttttttattttatttttgagtagTACTTAACTCTGTTGCTTATACTTCTTATACTGTTTTATTTTCCTTTGAACATCTTTGACGACAGTGTGCATGTCTTGATGCATCTGTCTGTGTTGTTGATGTTATCTTGCAGGAAATAATGTGTCTGTTGTTGAGGTGTCTTGGTAGGAAGTACTTAGGCAAATCCCTTTAAATCCTTGCTTCTTAAGATCATTTAAATGTGTCTAATATACTTATTATTCTTCTCAGATTGTAATTTTGCAAAAGGAAAATGGATCAAGGATAAAAAGCGGCCACTATATTCTGGTTTTGGATGCCAGCGATGGCTCTCAGAAATGTGGGCTTGTAGAGTGATGAAGCGTCCAGATTTCTCCTATGAGAATTTCCGATGGAAACCAGAAAACTGCGAGATGCCTGAGTTCACAGGGCACGAGTTCTTGAAGAGGTACATGTTCCTTTTCCAATATTTTAATTCTTACATCTTTGTGGTTAATTTATATGGTTGTGTTTGGTTCCCAGGATGAGGCACAAGACAATAGCTTTTGTAGGTGATTCCTTGGGGAGGCAGCAATTTCAGTCCCTAATGTGTATGGTCACTGGTGGTAAAACTAGCTTACCTGTTGAAGATAGCGGTAGAGAATTCGGTCTAGTTAAAGCTCGTGGTGCTATACGGCCCAACGGTTGGGCCTATCGCTTTCCAAGTAGCAATACCACCATTCTTTTCTACTGGTCTGCAAGTTTATGCGAACTGCAGCCTCTGAACAAATCAAATCCAGCTACATATTATGCTATGCATCTAGATCGTCCTGTAACGTTCTTGAAGCAGTTTCTCGATAGGTTTGATGTTCTCATCCTCAACACCGGCCATCACTGGAATAGAGGGAAATTCAAAACTAATAGGTGGGAAATGTATGTCAATGGGACACCCAACACAAATAAACGGCTTGCCGCGATAGGAAATGCCAAAAACCTTACTATATACAGCATTGCCAAATGGCTCGATTCAGAACTTCTGCGACGCCCAAAATTGAAAGCTTTTTTCCGGACATTATCGCCCAGGCATTTTGTTAATGGAGATTGGAATACTGGGGGAAGCTGCGATAACACAGTTCCCTTGGCTGGGGGCAGTGAGGTAGTGCAGGATGGTTCAAGCGATATAGTTACTGCAGGTGCCGTAAATGGAACTAGGGTTAAGATTTTGGATATTACTGCTTTGTCGCAGTTGAGAGATGAGGCACATATATCAAAATACAGTGCAAAATCGTTGAAGGGTGTGCATGATTGCTTGCACTGGTGCCTTCCTGGTGTTCCTGATGCATGGAATGAAATCCTGTTCGCACAGCTTTAGACTAGTTTCGGGACAAATGAAATGAATGGAACAGCGATCTATTGGAGAATGTAGAAGGAACACATGAAGGAGGTCCTGCAAAGCAGTTGATCTTTCTTTTGGAAGATCTTTCATCTAGCCTTAAGAGGCTTAGTTGTATTGAGCCTCTTATCTTTTCTCAGTTTTCTTTGATTCTTTGGACTAGCCTTTCAGAGGTAATTACATTAGGTAAAACAGTGGCAATACCTTCTTTATGTCAGTTTTATGTTATTTATCTTGTTTCTAAGTTGAGGTCTATGAACTGAAGGTGCATTTGCTACTGGAGATGGGAACATGATTGGGATGGCCCCTTGACGTTGTTTTGCTGACAGAACAGTGACGACCTGTAAATCTACTATATTATGATAAAATGTATTGAACTTTTCACAATACATAAGAAACTGATCTAAGTATATAGACCTTCTGAAGTTTCGTATTATTTCTTTCTTCCGTTTTATTTTGGGATGAAGTCATATGGAGTGAAGATGAGTTTGCTCCTACATTGGCTTAGAAAACTGTATCTGTCTTTCTAATGTATTGTAAGGTTAGTTTATACTTTCTCTGGAATTTTGTTGATGTTTccagcaaggttttaagtgcccgtcggtacGGGGCGTATCcgccgtgccgtaccgtgccaacaagatacctaCACGATACAGACCCTGTGCCGATGGCATAGGTTAaaaccctttattctttaaattagtaagtaatttcctcaataaagttcaaaagatgtgataaaaagatataataaatagttagaatattttgttgctaaagaaaataaatatttcatgctattatgtgtcgacacacaagaatttttttgaccggcacgcatcggcacagctcggcacgcaccgtgccgtaccgtgccggcaagtttccggcacgatcccgtgccacggcacttaaatccttggtttcCAGTATTTCTTTTCTGGACTACTATGTTGCTTGTTGTGTTCATTATTTTGTAGATTGCGAAGTACATGATTTTGGATAGCAAATTCAGCAGAACCAAATTGTTGAGACACTTTCAGGAGGCTGAGCCGCCTCCAGGTTGCCAAAAACTATGCCGAGTTTATCTGAAACACTTGAAAGAATTGGTGGTGAGTTTGAAATATGATTCATAATGGTAGGTTTTGAAGATATCAAATTCTTTCTATTCCTTCCCTGAAATTCTACGGATTTTTACGCTTTTCTTACAGTATTATATTCTTGACTTGATTGTAAATTTGACTATACCAAAACTAACACTCAGATCTTAGCATGGTGGATCATGCTAAAATATTTCTTGCAGTAGATGCCATTGCGTTCAACTGTAAGTATCCTAACAGCTTATGCTACTCTTTAGGCATCTACTTACCAATTTAGAATGTTTTGAGTGTGATAAATCAAAGTAGAAAACTTAGAAAAGCTAATCACTGTAACAATATTCGTCTAGCACTGGGAAGTATGGTAGTGTTGACatatattatcattttttttaaattctttggtTCTAATTATAATagttgctattttatttttttttctccttgatGTTTCTAGTAATTGTCAATGTTCTTTTGAGTAGGAGAGTGATATAGCAGAGTAGGTCCACCCTCTTAAATTAGTCAAAGATTGAGGCAGCTATTTCTGACCAACAACAATGGTTGCAATTTTTCTTTGGTAATAAGTGATCGTATATCCACTTActcttttacaaaattttaggACTAGTGTTTGATGTGTGTGATTCGAATTGGGTGATTACAGATAAGTGTAAAAGAGTAGAATCAACATTCCTTCGACAAAAAGATGAAGATACCTTTATACGGcctaaaaaatttcaatagtTTTTGGTGCCTTTTCATTCTCTATCTCAATTTTGGATCTTTTACCCAGCTTTGTTTTTACGCGAGGAAAGTATGTTCTTTTCTGATTGATAGCAACAAGAGGTGAACTGATTCTTAAATAGCCAAGTTAGTATGACATTATGGCAAACAACTCATAGCATAAACCTGGTGTTCAAATAGTGGAAGccaaaattcttttcttttcctttttttttttgaacaaattGGTGACCACCCTGCTGAAGAATCTGTGCTAAGATAAAGATGCAAACACAGTAATCTACTGCAAGATGAAGAAGATCAAATACACCATCAACAAGTCGCAAAAGTTAAACATGGTTGGGTGAAGAACATATAAATAAGAAAGGCCAATCAGAAAACTTCTTACTCTGAACAATAGTATAATCAAGATTATCATTGATAAATACCAACCAATCTTATTATCTCATCAATCTCGCGATTAGCTACTTAGTCAAAATCACTCTCCAGCATCTTCAGCATTAAACAACAGAAGAGAGGATGACAGAGAAcctcatttaaaaaataatctcattttaataaataatctGCAGGTCAACCAACATACTACAACTTGATGATAAGAAGATCGATGCAGACACAAGAGCCAGTTAAGATAAACCTAAAAGCTAACTATCTCACAAACACAACTAAACCCTTCTAAACACCACAAAGATCCCAAAGTCACTCCTGGGAAGATGCTCAAACACTACTACTATTTTTCGCACGAAATTGCACTACCAAAAGCTTATATACATGCTAATCAGTGGAAACAAATGAGGTGGTACCTCCAAAGAAGTAAAAGggaactttgtttttttttttttttttacacctaATAACACAataagagaagagaggatgatCGGTTTACACTCTCCCTACAAGGTTACGTAGATAGGCAAAAGAATTCACCTTCTTGCTGCTTTTTCAGAAAGGTGAAAAACGTAGTTTTAGGCAGGATTTGAACTAATAGGGGGGGCTTGATCTGAAACATTAGCTAGTCCTTGCATCAACCTAACAATTTCTGTAGTATCATCCAGATAATATTTCGCTTTACTGGGCTTTCGACAGACGGTGCAAGCAAACACTTCAGCATCTGGTGCTAAAGAAGGGCCGGATGTTGCCGTGGTGATCACCTCAAACATGTCTTCATCAGAACGGTCGTCACCGATGCAAAGAACAAAGTCCGGCAACAACTCTCGCTCCTTCATAGTAGAGAGCAGCCGTCGAGCTACAAGACCCTTGCTAACCCCCTGCACACATTCAATGGTTAAGATATTATCGTCTCTGGAGCATGCGTTTTGGAATAACTTATCTATCCCAGAAGCCAGAAGCTTCTGAAAACAAAACATACATTCGGCTAGCGTATTGCTTGGAACGTCGGCATTTACCTGCGGCTTGACCTCCACACAATTAGACCCGCTTTTCACTGAAACGGGCTCATTGGCGAGGACGCTCTCTAGATGGTCGAGAAGCTCTTTTGCTTGACAAGAGCCAAAATCAGGATCGGCGTCCTCGTAACACCAGACAACCGCTGTCTCCTTGTCCTCGATGGTCGACCCATCAGTTGTTTCAGTATATAGCTTCATAACAGGCTCTGCAATTTGCTTCCAGCTGCAGTCTGCTGCCGGCACGCACGTTTCCCACTCTGCATCTTTCCTGAGCCTAGAAGCAGACACCGGTAAATATTATCGAGTCGGCACTTTTAAAACATGAATGAATTTGTGCAGGTAAGCTAGTGAGTAAAAGTCACCTGAAGAAGTAGCCATGCTCTGCCGCTATTCCAATATTCTCGCACTGCGAGAACCACTCGCTTAAGGTTTTTCGACTTCTCGCGCTTACGAGAAACACCATATTGTTCTTATCTCGGGACAAACTGTTCAAGATCTCGATAGACTTTGCGCTAGGGCTTTTATCAATAGATGCCTGCGGAATCAGGGTCCCGTCATAATCCAAAAGAATGGCTCGGGTCGTGCTCCTCCGATAAGCCGAAACAATGTGCTCGTAAGCGAGCTTCCTGAAGTTGGGATCAAGGGCTACAACCCTAAAACCGAGCCCAAAACCTATCCCCCAACACCTCCTCCTGTTGTGATCCTTGCAGGTCCTTTGCAGATCCTGCAAAAAGCTGTTTGCCCAGTACCCGACGTCGTGCGTGCTGACGTACCTATAGTGCTTCTCGTGCCGAAGCTGCTTCTCGGGCTCGGCCATTTCCAAGGCGGAGTCCATGGCATCGGCCACCGCGTCAATATTCCACGGGTTAACCCTGATAGCCCCGCTCAGGGAAGGGGAGCAGCCGATGAACTCCGAGACCACCAACATGCTCTTCTTCTGAGCCGACGGGCTCAACCCCAACACCTTATCGAGCTCGCGGTTcccctctcgggcgataatgTATTCGTACGGGATAAGATTCATGCCGTCCCTGACGGCGGTCACCAGACAACACTCGGCGACCACATAGTAAGCCATTCTTTCGTAGAAGTGCAGCGGCCTATCGATGAGGATGACGGGCTCGTACCCGGGGCGGCCGAAAGCTTCGTTGATCCGCTTCACCATGGCGTAACTCTCGGCCTGGACCTCTTTGACATCCTTCCCCCGGCCCCGAGCAGGGTTGGCGATCTGAACCAGGACGACTTTTCCGCGCCACTCCGGGTGCTGCGCCAGCAGCTGCTCGAACGCCAGCAGCTTCAAGCTGATGCCTTTGAAAATGTCCATGTCGTCGACGCCGAGCAGCAGCGTCCGGCCCTTGTCGCAGAACTGCCCGATGAGCTCGGCGACCTTGAGCTCGGTGGCGCGGAGGGCGAGCACGGACCTGAGCTGGCCCATGTGGATCCCGACGGGGAGTATCTTGATGCTGACGGTGCGGCCGTAGTACTCGAGGCCGATGTAGCCCCGCTTGGACTCGTAGGTGAGGCCGAGCATGCGGCTGCAGCAGGAGAGGAAATGGCGGGCGTAGTCGAAGGTGTGGAAGCCGATGAGGTCGGAGTTGAGGAGCGAGCGGAGGAGCTCGAGGCGCACGGGGAGGGTGCGGTAGATCTCGGAGGAGGGGAAGGGGCTGTGGAGGAAGAAGCCGAGCTTGACGCGGTTGAAGCGCTTGCGCAGGAAGGTTGGGAGGACCATCAGGTGGTAGTCGTGGACCCACACCAGGTCGTCGTCCGGGTTGATCACCTCCAGGATCTTGTCGGCGAAGATCTTGTTCACGGACACGTACGCCTGCCAGAGGGTGCGGTCGAAGCGCCCGCCGAGGTCGGGGGAGAGCGGCAGCATGTAGTGGAACAGCGGCCACAGCTGCTGCTTGCAGAACCCCAGGTAGAACCGGGACCGGAGCTCGCCCGGGAGGAACGCCGGCACGCATCGGAACGTCTCCAGGAGCGTATGCGCCACCTCCTCCTGCTCCGCCGCCGGGATCTCCTCGCGGAGGCACCCCACGTACACGAACTCCGCGTCCGACGAGTGCTCGCTGATCCGGTCCTTCAGCTGCAGGAGCAGCGAATCCTCGTCCCACGAGAAGGCCCATCCCCCGCCGCCCTCGGATGCGGGGCGCCGCGCCGCCCGGATCGGGAGCTGGTTGGCGACGATGATGGTGCGCTCGCGCGCCGAGTGGGAGGAGTTGTCCGACTGCGACGACGACACCGatgcggcgtcggcgtcggcgtcggcgtcggagTCGGAGTCGCCGAGGCCGGGGACGATGCCGGGGGCCGTCAGCACCCGCGGGATGCGGCGGGCGATGCGGCCGACAGCcgcagaggaggaggacgaggaggattCGCCGGAGGCCAATTCCAGAAGATTCGAGTAGGAGCTTGATACCATTTCTGTGTCGACAACAAGAGGATTAAATGAgggctttaaaaaaaaaaaaaaaaaccccaccTTGGCCGGCCCCGGCCGGTATAGAGATTAGAGAGCTACTGGAAAAGGCACAGAGATGaaaaatgatatgaaaaattgGAGAAAAAACACAcgggattattattattattattattgaatcaGGAAGatgaggaaagaaaaaaaaaaaaaaattccaactttttttctttttggtttgaAAATTATAGAGGCAAAATGCGAGGGAAGTGGAGGAGAGTTTAAGCAAGCACCTTGATCCAAACTTGGCCAAATATTTAACAGAAAACAGCAAGtggacaaaaaaattaaaagaaaaaaaaaatccaaaaactgAATCGCCGTGGGGGAATTTTTGAACTCACCAGAGCGTAATAATTGTAACCAAAACAGGACTAAAATTTAAGAGAATGATCGGATAATTACCCACATCCACACGAagctttatttaaaatttttaagggagatagagagagagagatacagagagaaatagagaaggagagagatagagagagaagagattgTAGGTTGCAGCGAACCACTGCGATTTTATTTAAAAGGATttaggaggaggaagaggaaacTGTCGAGTTGGTACTcgaattaaatatatattatttatttataatttaattaaagatTAATAAACGCTCGGGGAGTGAGGGAcgaaatgactattttgccccttTGCAGCTCTCGGAGTTTGGGAAGCGGTTCCTACGACCAGTTCGTATGGGCGTTTTCTAGGTAAAGCCCGATCGACCGTTTAAAGGGCCTAAGCGGATCAGCCCGAGAGCGATCCGACGGCGTAACGTCCATCCCGCATAGCAAATTTCTATGAGGACGTTGtcggggggaggggggggccGCAAGAATCGTCTCCTTGAAATTTCCGCACTCCGCAGGATGGATGAGACTCTGCTGCGGGTCCCACCGCCCGCCCTACGCTACACGCGCCCCGTTCGCACTGTGTCCCGTCGACACGTGTCGCTCCACCAGCGCGCGACACGTACAGCTGTTCGCCCTCGAGCGCCAACTTGGCATGAACGGATGAGCCCCACCGCGGGGCCCGCCACCTCAGTGGGACGGGCCAAGCAACGTACCGCATGGAGCCACGTGCACTTGTTCGCCTCTCCCCCGCACCAAACACGCACAACACCAAACCACCGAAAAGCGAGCCCACATCTCCCACGTGTCGCTCTTCCATTGGGCGTCCCCGCTGTTCCGTGTTCTGCGCGGCACAGCGGATGTACATAAATCAGTGGGGTTTCTCGGTGAGAGCGAAAGCAGGGGGGGAAAGTGGTCAACTGGATAAGGATTAGGAGATTAATACGAATATTTAAATCGCAACAAGTGCTAATTTAAGCTAAtagtatttaattaatcaaattaattatttttgggCTCTATTTGTCCCGTAGTGCTTTTCccctttgttattttatttgccCCCCTGCAACGGATAAGGTCGTccaatttatctatttatttcttttttttcacaatttattttatttattatttattatttattattaatgtcAATGATTGCTTATTTATGGCACTTGTTAGATAAGTCACCTGGGATTAAAGACACACAAGGAAAGCCCAACGTAGTTTCGTCGAATAGTTCGGaacagtttatttttaaaaaaaactaaaatgggAAGGTTGTCCATAAGTGCTAAAAATCCCTTATTAGCTGTCACATGCATTTGAAGGAGATCTTAAAGATGGATCTAACATCTCAAACTGTACTAAAAATAGAAACCCTATCCTTAGGGAGTTTTATATGTTAAGAAACTTTTTGATTGGCTCCAGCACATGATGTA
This genomic window contains:
- the LOC109706577 gene encoding alpha,alpha-trehalose-phosphate synthase [UDP-forming] 6-like; the protein is MVSSSYSNLLELASGESSSSSSSAAVGRIARRIPRVLTAPGIVPGLGDSDSDADADADAASVSSSQSDNSSHSARERTIIVANQLPIRAARRPASEGGGGWAFSWDEDSLLLQLKDRISEHSSDAEFVYVGCLREEIPAAEQEEVAHTLLETFRCVPAFLPGELRSRFYLGFCKQQLWPLFHYMLPLSPDLGGRFDRTLWQAYVSVNKIFADKILEVINPDDDLVWVHDYHLMVLPTFLRKRFNRVKLGFFLHSPFPSSEIYRTLPVRLELLRSLLNSDLIGFHTFDYARHFLSCCSRMLGLTYESKRGYIGLEYYGRTVSIKILPVGIHMGQLRSVLALRATELKVAELIGQFCDKGRTLLLGVDDMDIFKGISLKLLAFEQLLAQHPEWRGKVVLVQIANPARGRGKDVKEVQAESYAMVKRINEAFGRPGYEPVILIDRPLHFYERMAYYVVAECCLVTAVRDGMNLIPYEYIIAREGNRELDKVLGLSPSAQKKSMLVVSEFIGCSPSLSGAIRVNPWNIDAVADAMDSALEMAEPEKQLRHEKHYRYVSTHDVGYWANSFLQDLQRTCKDHNRRRCWGIGFGLGFRVVALDPNFRKLAYEHIVSAYRRSTTRAILLDYDGTLIPQASIDKSPSAKSIEILNSLSRDKNNMVFLVSARSRKTLSEWFSQCENIGIAAEHGYFFRLRKDAEWETCVPAADCSWKQIAEPVMKLYTETTDGSTIEDKETAVVWCYEDADPDFGSCQAKELLDHLESVLANEPVSVKSGSNCVEVKPQGVSKGLVARRLLSTMKERELLPDFVLCIGDDRSDEDMFEVITTATSGPSLAPDAEVFACTVCRKPSKAKYYLDDTTEIVRLMQGLANVSDQAPPISSNPA
- the LOC109706700 gene encoding microtubule-associated protein 70-2-like, encoding MADLSGGGGGEGFAAEAGGNAAALKGAPRRRGSIRRSLDADEFINMLHGSDPVKVELNRLENEVRDKERELGEAQAEIKALRLSERAREKAVEELSEELAKLDEKLKLTESLLESKNLEIKKINDEKKASMAAQYAAEATLRRVHAAQKDDDMPPIEAILAPLEAELKLARQEIAKLQDDNRALDRLTKSKEAALVEAERTVQIALAKASMVDDLLNKNQELMKQIEICQEENKILDKLHRQKVAEVEKLSQTVRELEEAVLAGGAAANAVRDYQRKVQEMNEERKTLDRELARAKVTANRVAVVVANEWKDANDKVMPVRQWLEERRFMQGEMLQLRDKLAIVERAARSEAQLKEKYQLRLKVLEEGLRMPSSSSTRPGAEGKSLSNGPSRRQSLGGADNISKLSPSGLLLKKSPSFQIRSSLSTGSSIVLKHAKGASKSFDGGSRSLERAKVLTNGAGHLMNRSSDSIRDSEMNDYSKESTDEKSIVDSANNDLNDSVSGLLYDLLQKEVVMLRKACHEKDQSLKDKDDAIEMLARKVDTLNKAMEVEAKKMRREVAAMEKEVAAMRVEKEQDNRAKRLSSSKAPVNTSQLLSGRNVPRSGLTRNVQ
- the LOC109706578 gene encoding protein trichome birefringence-like 14 translates to MKGGGLLKLTRTNLFFMFIILIFTTLIIWARERTPLVTPFQPSLEHFDVLSPEYARPQLSVEDDSSVLGKLRNSLSEDAEATIGTPSVEISTPSSTEREKVNEDLKEDLTASESEKEHEDLKKDLRATDSEKEHENLEKDLPLKKDCNFAKGKWIKDKKRPLYSGFGCQRWLSEMWACRVMKRPDFSYENFRWKPENCEMPEFTGHEFLKRMRHKTIAFVGDSLGRQQFQSLMCMVTGGKTSLPVEDSGREFGLVKARGAIRPNGWAYRFPSSNTTILFYWSASLCELQPLNKSNPATYYAMHLDRPVTFLKQFLDRFDVLILNTGHHWNRGKFKTNRWEMYVNGTPNTNKRLAAIGNAKNLTIYSIAKWLDSELLRRPKLKAFFRTLSPRHFVNGDWNTGGSCDNTVPLAGGSEVVQDGSSDIVTAGAVNGTRVKILDITALSQLRDEAHISKYSAKSLKGVHDCLHWCLPGVPDAWNEILFAQL